Proteins from one Hyperolius riggenbachi isolate aHypRig1 chromosome 4, aHypRig1.pri, whole genome shotgun sequence genomic window:
- the SYS1 gene encoding protein SYS1 homolog, whose protein sequence is MRMGGQFRSYIWDPVLISSQIVLLQFIYYSSLGLWIACLDLLIRYSPSLDQIFHYESLGFSTVHGRVSMMAFILNSLSCALGLLYFIRRGKQCLDFTVTVHLFHLFGCWIYNSQLPSTVTWWLLNVVCIGLMAVIGEYLCLRTELNEIPLSSAPKTNV, encoded by the coding sequence ATGAGGATGGGTGGACAGTTCCGCAGCTACATATGGGATCCAGTCCTGATCAGCTCACAGATCGTTCTGCTGCAGTTCATCTACTACAGCTCCCTGGGACTCTGGATTGCCTGTTTGGATTTGCTGATTCGCTACAGCCCTTCGCTGGACCAGATCTTTCATTATGAGAGCTtgggattttccacagtgcatggCAGAGTCTCCATGATGGCCTTCATCCTGAACTCCTTATCTTGTGCTCTGGGCCTGCTGTATTTTATCCGCAGAGGAAAGCAGTGCTTAGACTTCACTGTGACTGTCCACCTCTTTCATCTGTTCGGATGTTGGATTTATAACTCCCAGCTGCCCAGCACAGTGACCTGGTGGCTGCTGAACGTTGTTTGCATTGGTTTAATGGCAGTGATCGGAGAGTACCTCTGCCTGCGGACTGAACTCAATGAGATTCCTCTCAGCTCTGCACCCAAAACTAATGTGTAG